A stretch of the Streptomyces venezuelae genome encodes the following:
- a CDS encoding MBL fold metallo-hydrolase → MKLAHSDAPVHDELVPSRYALNVGDIDVTVISDGTMQIDARTLATNAAKADLSAWLGENFLPEMLVYPINVGVVRSGGRTILIDSGLGSEFPGFPRVGQLAMRLEAAGIDAASVTDVVLTHLHMDHIGGLLVEGLRGRLRTDLRVHLASAEAEFWEAPDFSRTSMPEAVPAVLRATASKFLEVYRGQLKPFETEQEVAPGVTIIRTGGHTPGHSIVRLESGGNRLTFGGDAVFQCGFDQPGWFSGFEHDPEESARVRVRLLMEMAASGERLLATHLPFPSVCHVAVAGNAFRFVPAVWDY, encoded by the coding sequence ATGAAGCTCGCACACTCCGACGCACCAGTGCACGACGAACTGGTGCCGTCCCGCTACGCGTTGAACGTCGGCGACATCGACGTGACGGTGATCAGCGACGGAACGATGCAGATCGACGCCCGGACGTTGGCCACCAACGCCGCCAAGGCCGACCTGTCGGCCTGGCTCGGTGAGAACTTCCTGCCGGAGATGCTCGTCTATCCGATCAACGTGGGCGTCGTACGCAGCGGTGGCAGGACCATCCTCATCGATTCCGGGCTGGGGTCGGAGTTCCCTGGCTTCCCGCGGGTCGGCCAGTTGGCCATGCGGCTGGAAGCGGCCGGGATCGACGCCGCGTCCGTGACCGACGTGGTGCTCACCCACTTGCACATGGACCACATCGGCGGGCTGCTCGTCGAGGGGCTGAGGGGCCGGCTCCGCACCGACCTGCGGGTCCACCTGGCTTCCGCCGAGGCCGAGTTCTGGGAAGCGCCCGACTTCTCCCGCACCAGCATGCCGGAAGCGGTGCCGGCGGTGCTGCGTGCGACCGCCTCGAAGTTCCTGGAGGTGTACCGCGGCCAGTTGAAGCCGTTCGAGACGGAGCAGGAGGTGGCGCCGGGAGTGACGATCATCCGCACCGGCGGTCACACCCCCGGCCACAGCATCGTCCGCCTGGAATCCGGTGGCAACCGGCTGACGTTCGGCGGCGATGCCGTATTCCAGTGCGGGTTCGACCAGCCCGGCTGGTTCAGCGGCTTCGAGCACGACCCCGAGGAATCAGCCCGCGTCCGGGTCCGTCTCCTGATGGAGATGGCGGCGAGCGGCGAGCGATTGCTGGCGACCCACCTGC
- a CDS encoding SDR family NAD(P)-dependent oxidoreductase produces MTKTAVVTAGTGGIGLETALGLAAAGFAVTVVGRNAERGAMAVERINATYPAHPGRFLSADLASLDQVRALAARIAADHAASGEPLTVLVNNVGAMFARRRDLDGVEASFVVNHLSPYLLTELLLPTLTAGAPSRIVNVTSRAVGVAKRVFDAVEPPGGYYGFHWYGRAKLANLAYTLDLAARLDGTGVSVFAADPGGAATDMTDGTLTDPKIVSPALRLLWPLVRRTFARSTSGPASAAARPSIVAATDASLTGHTGVVIGAQAHPVAPFRAATDHRLAQAVRRLSEAHAPATAAART; encoded by the coding sequence ATGACGAAAACAGCTGTGGTCACGGCCGGAACGGGCGGCATCGGCCTGGAGACGGCGCTCGGGCTGGCAGCCGCCGGGTTCGCGGTCACCGTGGTCGGGCGCAACGCCGAACGGGGAGCCATGGCGGTCGAGCGGATCAACGCGACGTACCCTGCGCACCCCGGCCGGTTCCTGTCCGCAGATCTCGCCTCGCTCGACCAAGTGCGCGCGCTCGCCGCCAGGATCGCCGCCGACCACGCCGCCTCGGGGGAACCGCTGACGGTGCTGGTCAACAACGTCGGAGCGATGTTCGCGCGGCGACGGGACCTGGACGGCGTCGAGGCGTCGTTCGTGGTCAACCACCTCTCGCCCTACCTGCTGACGGAACTGCTGCTGCCCACGCTCACGGCCGGGGCGCCGAGCCGGATCGTGAACGTGACCTCCCGCGCGGTCGGCGTGGCCAAGCGGGTGTTCGACGCCGTCGAGCCGCCCGGCGGCTACTACGGCTTCCACTGGTACGGACGCGCCAAGCTCGCCAACCTGGCCTACACCCTGGACCTGGCCGCCCGCCTGGACGGCACGGGCGTCTCCGTCTTCGCCGCCGACCCCGGAGGCGCCGCGACCGACATGACCGACGGTACCTTGACCGACCCGAAAATCGTCTCGCCTGCCCTGCGGCTGCTGTGGCCGCTGGTCCGCCGCACGTTCGCACGCTCCACATCCGGTCCGGCATCCGCAGCGGCCAGGCCCTCGATCGTCGCTGCCACCGATGCGTCCCTGACCGGACACACCGGCGTCGTCATCGGCGCCCAGGCCCACCCGGTCGCCCCGTTCCGCGCGGCGACCGACCACCGCCTCGCTCAGGCCGTACGCCGCCTCAGCGAAGCCCACGCACCCGCGACGGCCGCCGCACGCACGTGA